ACACATACAatcaaaattttattcatttcttcatcaCAGGCACCAATTTGGAGCCTGGAGATGCTGCACGTTCTCCTGTGAGCAGAACACTCACCAGCACCCTGCACAGCCTGAGGGCCTCAAACACAGCCTCCCTAGGAGGCTCGGCCTCTCAGTGCAGCACCAGCAACTGCAGCGCCCAGAGATGGAGTCCACAGCAGGTGGGCTCAGGTGAAGATGGCTGGAGAGCCTTTGAAGAGGAGGCCATGAGTCCTCACTTACAGGCGTGGGCTCTACTTCTGTGCGAACAGGGCCAGGGCCCCCAGGAAGCCTCCCAGAGCCTCTTCCTTACTCCAAACTTTGGGCCCTCAGGCCCCACAGACTCTCCAGGGAGTGGCTGCCATGTCCTCTCTGGAGCAGCCATGAGGTTCCCTGCTGCCCTCTTGGCTTCAGGGATGCTCGTTCATGTCACTGGGAGGGGATCCTAGTGGGTTGTGACCTCACCTGCTGCCTCTGATGATCTTCGGGGCACTTTTTCCTCCCTTTGCCAAATGACCTCACTCTCACCAACACTCTGAGGATTGAAAGTTGTCTGCACTGCATGATTTTTGCTTTTGAGCAAGTCAAAGCTCACAGGGGTCTCACACATGCATAGCCTGTATTAATATGACACACAATTCCTATTTTCACTTTTCCTATCTTCCAATTTTCTCTGCACACTTACTCACCCTTCCCATCCACTTTCTCCTGTGAAGCTGCTAATGTGGGTTTTTATTTCCAGGCTGATGTGATTTCCTTGCTGTAATACTAGACATGTGTTCATCACATGCCcacatttttaagaataaaatattttgagcataATTTGCTCTTCTTGTACTCATATGTCAGGGTGGCagctcaggggattggtttgaaaATTTATTTGCTAAAATGCATGAATATTTCTAGAAATTCAGGGTTATAAATTCAATGTCTTcttgcatcccacaaattttgatatgtgttTTCTTTCACTTCAGATTGCTTTGAAATGTCCATCTGTTGGTTTCATCTTTGTCCCAGGCTTTATTTAGTAGTATGttacatagttttaaaatattgagattttttttctgatagctTTCTGTCATTGATTCCTAATAAACTTCCCTTGGCttctgaaactttattttgtatgatttaaatccatttaatttctttcaaatagCTTGTGGCCCAAAGCATGATCTCTCTtagctaatgttttaaaatggcTATGGAGTCTGCTGTAGTGGCGGAGTGTTCTCTCAGGGTCAGTCTCACCCACATGGTTGATGGCTTTGGCAAGTCATCTGTATCTGCATTGGCTCAAGAGACAGTGTTGCCTACAGTGCAGGCTGGACCTGCTGCAGAGCTGTTTTCTGCCCTGGGTCTCCACTAAGGGCTGGGAAGACTTCAATGTCACCTGGATGGTGACATGaccagtattccatggtgtagaatCTGTTGCCTCTAGATTCCAAAAAGGCCACTGTGAgcttccttcattttttaaaataaagtcactcttgaaacagaatggaatggaatacatataCCTATCATCAGGAACTCTGATTCTTCCAAGTTTATGAAGCACATATTACAGTAACCTTATTGATTTGGGTAAACCATTTAATGCCATTTGATGGCAGCTATAGAGCTGAGTACCCAGAAATATGAGCTGCAGTGCAATACCAGCTAGGAGAAGTCAGCCTCCCAACCATAACCAGAGTATGACCAGGCAGTCACAAAGAGTTCTCAGGGAATTTTCTGATAATTTTCCTTGTGTCGGGGCAGTTTCTGGCCTGGCTTTCTAATGAGGAAAGGGTAAAAGTTGACACTATGATGTCCTGACTTCTACTGCACCAACTCTTACCCAGTCCTTCTGTCAATAACTCAGTAGGGTACACAAGTCAAATTCTCAATAGGTATATTAACGCTGTTCCAAGTTCTGgtctaaagtttttatttcttttatggatttgcctattccattgaacattttaATATCTTGAATACGGTTGTGCAAATCATGCCTTTGAGTCTCTCTGCAAATATTAATATTGGGGCAAATTTAATAACAGTTTTCTCATGATGTCATATTTTCTTACCAGTTCAGAATAAGCTGAACTGTATGTAATGACAAATATTATAAGCTAGTTTGAGCTCAAGACAAATTACTTTTACTGAGATTTAATACCTTAGCATTAACCTGGAAACAAAAGATGTTGCTCAAGTTTAAGGGTCTATTCAGGAGTATCATAAACTTGCACATATTTGCTACAGTATTCCACAGGATCAATAGGTTTTCCGTTTTAATGTGCTAAATATAGATACTTTTTGTGCAATCAGATTTTCTGGGGTAAGCCGATAACAGAGATTCTCATATTAGCCTTTAAATTCTACCTAGGGCTGCTAAGATTTCACAACACAAAAAGTCATTTTCTGGGTTGACGATGTTCTTCATTTTCTAGGGTAAGAATATTAAATATGAGTAAGAGCTGGTGAAGTAAGTTTCTAAGACATGGTCATATCTATAGTCCTTTGTTACACTTTATAATTTCATGCCCTGACTGCTTCTAGGAggttaaaatttatttcatttttattttattactgatcTTGCATTCTTTTCTTGCTGGgacatattttagaaaaacaaatttctggaAGTACTGAAATATGAGCACAGTTGATGCTTCATAGAGCGTGTGAACTTTGGGTGATCGTTGACTCCTGGCCAAGAAAGGACCAGTAAAAGTGAAATTTACTACTGTGACATGAAGCTGCTGCTTCCATAAGGCAGAGTCACCATTTCCAGGTGTCCATGTAGAGGCTGTgcagttattgttattattattattattgttgttgttataacAAGGAATGAGCACCAGGTAATTTGTTCAGCCCCTGCCTCTTTCTTGTTCTAAACTTTAGATTTTTATGAACAGGAGTTGACAGGAAGAGGCTAAAAGAGAATTTTAGTTGATTTTATAAATTAAGTGATTTAATTTTGTCCCTGATTTTTCCTGAAGGTCTTAACATTTCTGCATTCAAAATTCATATGAGTATTTTGTTGatcttaaaattaatataaaatgaggAGTAATAAGTGTCAGAattctcaaattttatttctaatttttctgtagGTGAACCATGTTCTCtaaattaaaaagtgagaaacaaatttctttgtCTTCTTGGTGTATTCATACAAATTTTCACATCACAGGCAGTTTTCACTGCAGTTTAAAAGGCTCAAATTCCCAATTCAGTCCCCAGAATCTTCTTGGAGTCTCCACCCTCCACCTCTCAATTAAACCAAGCTTTAATATAAGGTCAAAAAGACAACTTTCATGTTCAAatggtggaaaaaaattaataaccttCCAGGCAAGTTGTGGTTTTATAGAGACCTACTTTTGAGGAGTAGTTTTATAAAGACCCTATAAGGGTGAGAATTTTGAAGGAACTTATAAGATGCAGAAGGCTCAGGGAGGCAACGGAATTATTGTTTCACCTTTTGTATTGACGTTTGGTGAAGTGGGCTCTGCAGAAAGATTAACATGCAGGAAGGAAAAGTCCAGCACTGAATCTCACAGCTCAGTCTGTTGTTTTATA
This genomic window from Pongo pygmaeus isolate AG05252 chromosome 12, NHGRI_mPonPyg2-v2.0_pri, whole genome shotgun sequence contains:
- the LOC129026530 gene encoding uncharacterized protein LOC129026530: MRLPAQLLGLLMLWVPGSSGDVVMTQSPLSLPVTLGQPASISCRSSQSLVHSDGNTYLNWFQQRPGQPPRLLIYKPSRASETHSAPRDCWLGLEMSQALTWQTWLLWQKDKKSGTNLEPGDAARSPVSRTLTSTLHSLRASNTASLGGSASQCSTSNCSAQRWSPQQVGSGEDGWRAFEEEAMSPHLQAWALLLCEQGQGPQEASQSLFLTPNFGPSGPTDSPGSGCHVLSGAAMRFPAALLASGMLVHVTGRGS